Part of the Zingiber officinale cultivar Zhangliang chromosome 6A, Zo_v1.1, whole genome shotgun sequence genome, ATAACtgctataataattttaattttaattaaatttaaataattttgttcAAATTTATAAagcattttttaatataaaatactcTAGTTGAATCTACTTATTTTTACTTGTATAATTTATATATAGATTTTTACTCATAATTATTATTACAACATACGAAAACAAGTAtatttttaataactttttatATATACTGGTAATTCTTAGCgctgtgtgtatatatatatatatatatatatatatatatattttataaaataaaaattttctatcaaataattaaataatattattcaaTGATAATATGATTTATTTTTGAGTGTCACACTCTCCttcatagaaaaaaaaataacaaatattatatttaatctTAGTCAAAATGTCACTCGTAAATTGGATAAGCTATTGTAAGATCTATGCAATAGTGTAATGTAAGGATGACGCTCGAGATTCCTAGTAGTAAAATAATACAATGCAAGGATGATACTCGAGAATCCTAGCTGTAAGCTACTGTAATAGACTCCCCTTataaaaagttaatttaatatcatatttaATCTTAgtcaaaaaactaaaaaaaatatactttctAATGTCTCCGAcccaaaatatttatagaagtttctttaTCTCTATTGATTAATGAAATTTTTTTCCAATAATATATCAAGTCTTGAACTATAGATccctaattaataaaaattactttaaaaagtacttattttttataaaatagtaagatatatatatatatatatatatatatatatatatatatatatatatatattgatgatTCTATTAATTTAAGGCGTcatatatctttatttttttttccttttaattttagccTAATTATCTTTAGTTTTTATAGTAAAAGAATTACCTTTACCCTCTCTCAATATAAGTGGAACCAACCGTTCTCAGCTCTCTACTCTCGGCAGAGAAATAGAAGGCCAAAAACAAGAATCCCACAAAGCATGGGCCTTGTCTTCTCCGGCGCCTCATGCAACCCAGCCGCCTCCCGCGTTGAGGAGGCCGACGGTGCCGACTCCTCCTCCGCCGTGATCGCCATCCACTCCACCGCCGAGTGGTCCCAGAACTGGCAGTCTCACATCCAATCCAACAAGCTCGTAAATATCGATCAAACAACCCAGCTGACacaattttcttttattatttcaaatactatatatatatattctttcttAATTTGTCTGGGTTAATTATATTATAAGATGGTGATCGAATTTACTGCGGCATGGTGCGGGCCGTGCCGGGCGATGGAGCCGGCGTTCAAGGCGATGTCTTCCCAATTCTCCGACGCCGTCTTCATCAAGATCGACGTCGACGAGCTCCGGGTGGGCACTCAATGATACACACAATATTATTCAATCAATCCCTACTAGTTCATGctttagtttatttatttattttcttgtatCGATAATTAAATAGAATACATGTGAATGGCGAATGAATTATGCAGAAGGTGGCGCAGCAGTGGAAGGTGGAGGCGATGCCGACATTTGTGCTGGTGAAGAGAGGGCGAGAGGTGGATAGGGTGGTGGGTGCCAACAAGGACGAGCTCAAGAAGAAGATCCAACTCCATCTCATCAactgaattttatatatatatatatatatataaataaaagcatgcATGCATgaactaattaattattaattataagtTAAGTATGAATCAAGGAGAGCATGGTGTGAGTTACTTATGATTAATGGTATTTCTGAtgagataaaaatattttactGTATTAGGCTCGATTCTATTAaccgataaaaaaaattaattaattcggACTATAgctaaatttaatcaatttataaataaaaataaaaaaatcttaatatatatatatatatatatatatatatatatatatatatatttaaaaaattatcatttaataaaaataataatttaatctgcttaaacaatttttaaaatttaaaactgaaatccagtttatttttttaaaaaaatgaattttcaaataaatggaacaaattttttaaattaattcggTTCAATCGATTATTTCGATCTAAGTTTCCGAATTTAATTGATAATTCCTGCAGCTGTCGGATTTCATGTTGGCAGGATTTTGTGCTGCACGTGACAGACTTAAAAGGAATGGCTCCTTGAAATATGCTTAGGTTCTCATGAGGTAGCTGTAATAAACGTACGAGTGTGTAAAGATGGAACTGAGGCCCAAATGATTCCTCTGCCACAGCTTTTTCTTTTACGTAGTTTTCCTTCAGTTTTTCACATACTCATATTGGACTGTTTTAACTTTTGAttcatatataaattaaaatcatatcatatattTGGAATATTGACCACGTCTCCATGATCTGAATGATGAGCTATTTTTTATATTGACTGAGTCATCAGAAGGTCTCTAGTCAATACTACTTATAGCCAGCGACCAGGTTACCCTGGTCTCTAGTACCCCGATGTTCGAGGTGTGTCCCAAAAATATATAAGCAGCCGCATAAAAATGGAGCaatgaaataaataataagtacgagaacgtaccctggccccggggggagGGGGGGCGCCCTCGGGTTGACCAATGGACTGGTCGTAACGCTGGGCCCGTAGCAACGCGCAGAGGAAATAAGATGTCTCATGTTAGCCTCCTTTGATATAAAATATAATGACGAATAGCAATATCATATGTAAAAAGAAGAATGATAACCTCCCTATACCTGGGCCCACGAGGGCGGGACTTTCTATAGTATGACGGATCAGATGGGATGGAGAGCTAGGTCGACACGGATCGGTGGTAATACAAGTCGGAGGTCCCATGGAGTCAGGGAGTGGGAACATATGAACGACTCGAAGGTCGGAACCATATCAGCTAGCAGGCCGAACACCACATCGGCTCACAAGCCGAACACCCTATCAACTCACAGGCCGAAGCAGATAAATACTATGGAATCTAAGAACTCAAGTGGCGGTTGTCCGAAGGGCGAAGACCGTGGATGAGGCGGTGACGGTAGCTGCTGGAGGCGGCGGCAATGACAGCAGTCGAGGGAGGCGACTGCGACAATGGTGGCTGCGGCAGTGACAACAGCCAAGGGAGGCGGCTGCAACAACGGTGGCTGCAGCAGTGACAGCAGCCGAGGGAGGTGGCTGCGATAGCGGTGATTGCGACAGACGCTGGAGGAGGCGACGGCGGTCGCTGGAGGAGGCGGTTGCTGAAGGCAGCGACCGCTGAAGGTGGCACGACCGTTGGAAGAGGTGGCGGGGCCGTTGGAAGAGGCTGCTGCGGCCACTGGAGGTAGCAGCAGCAGCGGTGGCCATGAGGCGGTGAGGGCGTCAGTGGCCATGGGGACTGCGATGGTAGGCTAAGGAGGTGATAGGTGGCGATGGCAGTGCTCCTCGACGACTTCAGCGTGGAGAAAGGAGGAGCGTCGGTTGTCCCGTGCATCCCTGTACGTGAGGCGTCGACGTGTCTACCAGAGAGCGGCGCCGACGTGTCTACCCGAGAGCGGTGCCGGAGTTGTCAACCGGTATCGACCTTGGACTACCGGAGGCGGCGGACCAACACCCATGCCCCTTTTTCTCCTAGCGGCGGAAAAAACCAGCCCCTCCTCTCCCCAATAGTGCCATCTCCCTCTCCTTAAAACCCTAGACCGTGAAAGGACTAAAAtgcctcctctccttctccttattTCTCCTACACCCTTATGCTACATccgcatcacaagtcttcccctcaagtctagtcgaaggaggcgcgagtccgactgactgggcAGTATATCGCAAAGACTGAATCACTCTGGATAATCGAGTCAAATCGCTGAATCCATCGTATAATGTCATGCGAGTAGTCGCTATAGTAATGGTGTCGCATGAGATGGTAACAGTGCCGAGCGGACTATGAAAAGTAGTACCAAGTCAATAACCGGACCAATGCCAAGCGAGTGGCAAGACGTTAAGTGAGCAATGAGTAAAATGATAGTCGACTGAGCGACAAGTGGGTTGCCTGGTGCACGACCACGAGGATGTCGACCGGGCAATCAAAAGGATGCCAACCGGGCAACCGGAAGGACACCGCTCAGGAGGAGAGACGTTGGGCAAGCGATGCCAAGCGCGCGACCGTGAAGATGCTGACAGATAGATCGGGAGAATGCCAAGTGAGCCACCGAAAAACGTCAACCAAATAATCGTAAAATGCGACCGACCGACCCAAATGTCGACCGGGTGATTGTAAAATGTCGACCATGCGATCACAAGGATGTCAAAAACTACAAGCGAGTGGCTAAGCGGACGGTCAAGAGATAAGGAACGGGCGGCGACGAAAGTGTCGACCAAGCGTTCGAGAGAATGTCGGCCAGTCGATCGTAAACTGCTGACCAGACCATCTAGAGAATGTCGAGTGTTCAACCAAGTAGTTCAAGTGTGTGGTCGAACGAACAGCCGAGCGATACCGATCGGACGACTACGAGAGTGATGATCGAGCAACCGAGAGAATATCGCCTGCGCGATCGTAAAATGCTGGCCCGACAATCGAGTAGTACCGAGCGGGATGATGCTGAGTGGAAGGATCGCGAGAGATCGAAAAGTATAATGTCTGTGTCCCGAGCGGGTGCAAGGCTTAGGCGATCGAAGGGCATGgaaccactcgaccccgaacgagggagataaggGAGTCCGCTAAAATAGTCCGAGACCAATAAAGATCGCtcaaccctgaacgggggagatagggtATCTGATATGCTGGTCCACGACcaatgaagaccgctcgaccccgaatgggggagataggagatccgatatactggtccgagaccagtgaaaatC contains:
- the LOC121993682 gene encoding thioredoxin H2-2-like, with the protein product MGLVFSGASCNPAASRVEEADGADSSSAVIAIHSTAEWSQNWQSHIQSNKLMVIEFTAAWCGPCRAMEPAFKAMSSQFSDAVFIKIDVDELRKVAQQWKVEAMPTFVLVKRGREVDRVVGANKDELKKKIQLHLIN